The Pseudofrankia inefficax genome window below encodes:
- a CDS encoding sensor histidine kinase: protein MATEADVWHFFTYPAAASDRRRPRVVDTVIAAATFAGWFVLLSHGDRFETADLVLLVASTLPLAGWRISPTSAFAASTIVALGLAARGQVLWPPLGPAVALYLLAASRDAATPWSRRGAATVLGLLAGYLTILVTAVGWVASDLAHLVLGATAAWFAGERSRLRRQQITDLHDRAHRAAESAAAQLRLAVAEERARIARDLHDSAGHALNVIAVRAGAARLRGDPHRALTALTDIETVARDTVADIDQIIGSLRASETRPAADEPPIGLASADALIAQHQAAGLRVAIFLQGDPGTLGRAVDQAAYRILQEALTNAARHGTGSASVTIRADAAGCALTVTNPAGDPRRGTLGGHGIPGMRERAHLLGGTLTAAPSGDEFQVVLRLPQSRRAP from the coding sequence GTGGCGACCGAGGCCGACGTGTGGCATTTCTTCACCTACCCGGCCGCCGCGTCAGACCGGCGTCGCCCGCGGGTCGTCGACACGGTGATCGCGGCCGCGACGTTCGCCGGCTGGTTCGTTCTGCTGTCCCACGGTGATCGTTTCGAGACGGCGGATCTGGTCCTGCTGGTGGCCTCGACGCTTCCGTTGGCCGGGTGGCGGATCTCGCCGACGAGCGCGTTCGCGGCCAGCACCATCGTGGCGCTCGGCCTGGCCGCCCGCGGCCAGGTGCTGTGGCCGCCACTCGGGCCCGCCGTGGCGCTCTATCTCCTGGCGGCAAGCAGGGACGCGGCCACGCCGTGGTCGCGGCGCGGTGCGGCCACCGTGCTGGGCCTGCTCGCCGGCTACCTCACGATCCTGGTCACCGCGGTCGGCTGGGTGGCGAGCGACCTCGCCCATCTGGTCCTCGGCGCCACGGCCGCCTGGTTCGCCGGCGAACGCAGCCGGCTACGCCGCCAGCAGATCACCGACCTGCACGACCGAGCGCACCGCGCCGCCGAGTCGGCGGCGGCGCAGCTGCGGCTCGCCGTCGCCGAGGAACGTGCCCGGATCGCCCGCGACCTGCACGACTCGGCCGGACATGCACTGAACGTCATCGCGGTCCGCGCCGGCGCGGCACGGCTGCGCGGCGACCCGCACCGCGCGCTGACCGCGCTGACCGACATCGAGACCGTCGCCCGCGACACGGTCGCCGACATCGACCAGATCATCGGCTCCCTGCGCGCGAGCGAGACACGGCCCGCCGCCGACGAACCACCGATCGGCCTGGCCTCCGCGGACGCACTCATCGCCCAGCACCAGGCGGCCGGCCTGCGGGTAGCCATCTTCCTGCAGGGCGACCCGGGCACCCTCGGCAGAGCGGTCGACCAGGCGGCGTACCGCATCCTGCAGGAAGCGCTGACCAACGCCGCGCGCCACGGCACCGGATCCGCATCGGTCACGATCCGCGCCGACGCCGCGGGCTGCGCGTTGACCGTGACCAACCCAGCGGGCGACCCCCGGCGCGGCACCCTCGGCGGACACGGCATCCCCGGCATGCGCGAACGCGCCCACCTGCTCGGCGGCACACTGACGGCCGCCCCCAGCGGCGACGAGTTCCAGGTCGTCCTGCGGCTGCCCCAGTCCAGGCGAGCACCGTGA
- a CDS encoding BlaI/MecI/CopY family transcriptional regulator, with protein MELLGDLEAEVMDRMWARIEPATVRDILEELRPVRPLAYTTVMTVMDRLFQKGWLTRERAGRGYAYTTTLSRSEYTARQLSEVLSTTDNRGMALLHFVRAMDTAEAEALSDALRWRAQEKGPS; from the coding sequence ATGGAGCTGCTCGGCGACCTTGAGGCCGAGGTGATGGACCGGATGTGGGCACGGATCGAGCCGGCCACGGTCCGCGACATCCTCGAGGAACTGCGGCCTGTCCGCCCACTCGCGTACACCACCGTCATGACCGTGATGGACCGGCTTTTCCAGAAGGGCTGGCTGACCCGCGAACGCGCCGGCCGGGGATACGCCTACACCACCACCCTCTCGCGTAGCGAGTACACCGCCCGGCAGCTGAGCGAGGTGCTGTCCACCACCGACAACCGCGGTATGGCGCTCCTGCACTTCGTCCGGGCGATGGACACCGCCGAGGCCGAAGCGCTCAGCGACGCACTGCGCTGGCGGGCACAGGAGAAGGGCCCCAGCTGA
- a CDS encoding response regulator, translating to MTRIVIADDDHLMRAGLVELVTVDPSIQVVGEAATGREAVTQTQRLRPDVVLMDVRMPDLDGIAATRELATRVPETRVLILTTFEQDDYVFGALRAGASGFLLKRTRPEDLIAAVHTVAAGDALLSPSVTRRVIDRLTRQPVPDLAGTRALADLTPREREVLELMAQGLSNREIARHLVVEESTVRTHAKRVLAKLGLRDRIQAVIFAYENGINQPGRR from the coding sequence GTGACCAGGATCGTCATCGCGGACGACGACCATCTCATGCGGGCGGGACTCGTCGAGCTCGTCACCGTCGACCCGTCCATCCAGGTGGTTGGCGAGGCCGCCACGGGCCGCGAGGCCGTGACGCAGACCCAACGGCTACGGCCAGACGTCGTGCTCATGGACGTCCGCATGCCCGATCTCGACGGCATCGCGGCCACCCGCGAGCTGGCCACCCGCGTGCCCGAGACCCGGGTCCTGATCCTGACCACCTTCGAACAGGACGACTACGTGTTCGGCGCGCTGCGGGCCGGCGCCTCGGGCTTCCTGCTGAAACGGACGCGCCCCGAGGACCTCATCGCCGCCGTACACACCGTCGCCGCCGGCGACGCCCTGCTGTCCCCGTCCGTGACGCGCCGCGTCATCGACCGCCTCACCCGCCAACCCGTGCCAGACCTGGCGGGCACACGGGCGCTGGCCGACCTCACCCCCCGCGAGCGCGAGGTCCTCGAACTGATGGCCCAAGGCCTGTCCAACCGCGAAATCGCGCGGCACCTGGTCGTCGAGGAGTCCACCGTCCGCACCCACGCCAAACGGGTCCTGGCCAAGCTCGGCCTCCGCGACCGCATCCAGGCAGTGATCTTCGCCTACGAGAACGGCATCAACCAGCCCGGCCGCAGATGA
- a CDS encoding DUF305 domain-containing protein, which produces MKRLFLLLAGVLAALVVAACGATSTGNTANASTTTGGTAAGAGHDTADVSFAQGMIAHHRQAIEMADLAGTRASSPDVKTLARKIREAQAPEITTMTGWLTSWGEPTAGPSPHGGMGNGAMPPTPTTPMHSVPMATSTASMGGMMSDADMALLGNASGRDFDRMFLTMMIQHHRGAIAMATTEQRDGRYSPATQLASSIITSQTAEITTMQTLLQKV; this is translated from the coding sequence ATGAAACGACTGTTTCTGCTGCTCGCCGGCGTGCTGGCCGCTCTCGTGGTCGCCGCCTGCGGCGCCACGTCGACCGGCAACACCGCGAACGCCTCCACCACCACGGGCGGCACGGCCGCCGGTGCCGGCCACGACACCGCGGATGTGAGCTTCGCGCAGGGCATGATCGCCCACCACCGGCAGGCCATCGAGATGGCCGACCTGGCTGGGACCCGGGCGTCCTCGCCGGATGTGAAGACGCTGGCGCGGAAGATCCGCGAAGCCCAGGCCCCGGAGATCACCACGATGACCGGCTGGCTGACCAGCTGGGGCGAACCGACAGCCGGGCCCAGCCCCCACGGGGGGATGGGCAACGGCGCCATGCCGCCCACGCCCACGACGCCCATGCACTCGGTGCCGATGGCCACGTCGACTGCGTCGATGGGCGGCATGATGAGCGACGCGGACATGGCCCTGCTGGGCAACGCCTCGGGCCGTGACTTCGACCGGATGTTCCTCACCATGATGATCCAGCACCACCGGGGCGCGATCGCCATGGCGACCACCGAGCAACGCGACGGCCGCTACAGCCCGGCCACCCAGCTGGCCAGCTCGATCATCACCAGCCAGACCGCCGAGATCACCACCATGCAGACACTTCTCCAGAAGGTCTGA
- a CDS encoding purine-cytosine permease family protein, translating into MTRFGRAGRIEVRSIDRIPAEERHGRVRDQFTLWFALNANIFPVVVGGVTVFMGLSFPWACAAIVLGVAIGLLLLGLHALQGPRLGVPQMIQSRGQFGFYGAVLVFALSIVLDFGFFAAQLVIQAEALNLVVGSVSMPVWIAILALPVIVLTIYGYDWIHRWQRWMTVLLAATFVVVFIQALVHGSPTGAAASGHPPSIALFLGGTGLFVISLASWAPYVSDYSRYLPENVGRARTFWAVALGSAIPAVFCAILGAYLAASLPDQTSTVAAVGQVSGDWALLVMAISLIGSDVANCYTGMLAVASIVSCFRDVGRSVAVRVLGSLLLVAAGTICALLGYRHFVNNLSNFLNVLLYVFIPWSALNLTDYFLVKRGHYDVASFFTPRGSYGGFLWRGLVAYVLAVAVQVPFIDQAFYTGPLVGPMGDIDISWVVGGVAGVVFYLAALRFPGRDATASGTERAPATTG; encoded by the coding sequence GTGACCCGATTCGGCCGTGCCGGGCGGATCGAGGTCCGCTCGATCGACCGGATCCCGGCCGAGGAACGGCATGGCAGGGTCCGGGACCAGTTCACCCTGTGGTTCGCGCTGAACGCGAACATCTTCCCCGTCGTGGTCGGCGGGGTCACGGTGTTCATGGGCCTGAGCTTTCCCTGGGCGTGCGCGGCGATCGTGCTCGGCGTGGCCATCGGCCTGCTCCTGCTCGGCCTCCACGCGCTGCAGGGCCCACGACTGGGCGTACCCCAGATGATCCAGAGCCGCGGCCAGTTCGGGTTCTACGGCGCGGTCCTGGTCTTCGCGCTCTCGATCGTGCTGGACTTCGGCTTCTTCGCCGCGCAGTTGGTCATCCAGGCGGAGGCGCTGAACCTCGTGGTCGGTAGCGTCAGCATGCCCGTCTGGATCGCGATCCTGGCACTTCCCGTCATCGTGCTCACGATCTACGGCTATGACTGGATCCACCGCTGGCAACGGTGGATGACCGTGCTCCTCGCCGCCACGTTCGTCGTCGTCTTCATCCAGGCCCTCGTGCACGGCTCGCCGACCGGCGCCGCGGCCTCCGGCCACCCGCCGTCGATCGCGTTGTTCCTGGGCGGCACCGGGCTCTTCGTCATCTCGCTGGCCAGCTGGGCGCCCTATGTGTCGGACTACTCGCGCTACCTGCCGGAGAACGTCGGGCGGGCCCGGACCTTCTGGGCTGTCGCACTGGGCTCCGCGATCCCCGCCGTCTTCTGCGCGATCCTCGGCGCGTACCTGGCCGCGTCGCTGCCGGACCAGACCTCGACCGTCGCGGCCGTCGGCCAGGTGTCCGGGGACTGGGCGCTGCTGGTCATGGCCATCAGCCTCATCGGTTCCGACGTGGCGAACTGCTACACCGGGATGCTGGCGGTGGCGAGCATCGTCAGCTGCTTTCGCGACGTCGGCCGCTCCGTGGCCGTCCGGGTACTCGGCTCGTTGCTGCTGGTCGCCGCTGGCACGATCTGCGCCCTGCTCGGCTACCGGCACTTCGTCAACAACCTGTCGAACTTCCTCAACGTGCTGCTGTACGTGTTCATCCCGTGGAGCGCCCTGAACCTGACCGACTACTTCCTGGTCAAACGTGGCCACTACGACGTCGCCTCGTTCTTCACCCCGCGCGGGAGCTACGGCGGATTCCTCTGGCGCGGGCTCGTCGCGTACGTGCTGGCGGTCGCCGTCCAGGTGCCGTTCATCGACCAGGCCTTCTACACCGGCCCGCTCGTCGGCCCGATGGGGGATATCGATATCTCGTGGGTGGTCGGCGGTGTCGCAGGGGTGGTGTTCTACCTGGCCGCGCTGCGGTTCCCCGGCCGCGACGCCACTGCCTCGGGAACCGAGCGGGCTCCAGCGACCACCGGTTAG
- a CDS encoding M56 family metallopeptidase, whose product MTPLLLGYLFTMLFLTPRLLRGASWTRRAPRLGITLWLAACLSTIAAFCLVGVVLVLPVTTVGHAIISLVLTCAISLHHVSRTAASLAMDAAGASALAAVAARLLYATATVALPRRRLRRQHAATLRLLGRHHPSHDGVLVVAHPVPAVYCLPARGRLVVVSEGALSLLDPPLLDAVIAHEHAHLRGRHYLITTVSAVLARAFPGLPLFAAADIEIHCLVEMAADDSAARRSTPGTVARALLDLVAGQPPASVLAMAGGSTAERVRRLLSPHPPLSLAGRYLAASSALTLLVLPIALPAVPAYVDHTTHCPPAATATSMTAPDHRVDGPDHGSWSRLFTLI is encoded by the coding sequence GTGACCCCTCTGCTCCTCGGCTACCTGTTCACCATGCTGTTCCTCACGCCGCGGCTGCTGCGGGGCGCCTCCTGGACGCGCCGGGCACCCCGGCTCGGCATCACCCTGTGGCTCGCAGCCTGTCTGTCCACCATCGCCGCCTTCTGCCTCGTCGGCGTCGTGCTGGTCCTACCGGTGACGACCGTCGGCCACGCGATCATTTCGCTGGTCCTGACGTGCGCGATCTCCCTGCATCATGTGTCCCGAACCGCGGCCTCGCTGGCGATGGACGCGGCCGGAGCCAGCGCGCTGGCGGCCGTCGCCGCCCGCCTGCTGTACGCGACAGCCACCGTCGCGCTGCCCAGACGGCGGCTGCGCCGACAGCACGCAGCCACGCTGCGCCTGCTCGGCCGGCACCATCCCAGCCACGACGGTGTCCTCGTCGTCGCGCATCCCGTCCCAGCGGTCTACTGCCTACCCGCCCGAGGCCGGCTCGTCGTCGTCTCCGAAGGCGCCCTGTCGCTGCTCGACCCACCGCTTCTCGACGCGGTCATCGCCCACGAGCACGCCCACCTACGCGGACGCCACTACCTGATCACCACCGTCAGCGCGGTTCTCGCCCGAGCCTTCCCGGGACTGCCGCTGTTCGCCGCAGCAGACATCGAGATCCACTGTCTGGTCGAGATGGCCGCCGACGACAGCGCCGCCCGACGCTCCACGCCGGGCACGGTCGCCCGCGCTCTGCTCGACCTGGTGGCCGGACAGCCACCCGCATCGGTGCTCGCGATGGCCGGCGGCAGCACAGCCGAACGGGTACGCCGCCTGCTCAGCCCGCACCCGCCACTCAGCCTCGCCGGCCGCTACCTCGCCGCCAGCAGCGCCCTCACCCTGTTGGTCCTACCCATCGCCCTACCAGCCGTCCCCGCATACGTCGACCACACGACTCACTGCCCACCAGCCGCCACCGCAACGAGCATGACGGCGCCCGATCACCGCGTCGACGGGCCGGACCACGGCTCCTGGTCGCGTCTTTTCACCCTCATATAG
- a CDS encoding AAA family ATPase — MASLAPQCPDRLPNRGVRGVALRRQDSGLADSGNVRMEVRRPGPTPREPVAEPFSRDVPTARGLVGRARERRRLEALLGAARAGHGEALVIRGEAGIGKTALLEHLVGQARDFTVVRLRGVEHEHGLAYAALHRFLAPVLGDVGDLPSTRRAALEAALGDGETAAVDRFLVGLAALGLLTRLASDDRPLLAVVDDAQWIDRESLDALAFCARRPHRGKAVVVFAFRVPLTRRPGLDGTHPLADLPALQVGELAGPDAETLLRHSAAGPLPAEVVARTLTDLGGHPLALVDVASRLSAVDLVRASAGFQPLPVPAQLTAEFARETQDLPEAARKLLLLAAAEPASNSHLIRDAAERLKLGVDALDAAEAAGLTVVDATPGFRRPLLRAIAYAGANPADRRAAHQTLAAAAATVGDLERTAWHSAAASAGTDEDVARLLADQAEHAARTNRPVEQIALLERAAELTPRPGHAAERRAAAAEAAVLSGQQDRAADLVKLAEPHLRGDLEQARLTRVRGLVLFARHRYREAAVLLGAAAGATAAALLGPPAALETLQAALIGGGIDDVAAELALPTPVGEVITPSPTAIAVLLPCLLLLLRDGYREAARALEASRSAIVAGAIPDRALARWAWLVSGVFRMAWDHDGLDVVMTRLDASTREPQSLAAHVVVLRARTRAAIWKGDREGADVWHARALEACKAAGGPGAAELTAAEYHAWLGDRQATMAAAVSLRALPADPPLQASLDRVLTTFHLGHRDYPLALRHARSAMASGCPIARTEVLPDAVEAAARAGDRAAAQAALTTLTEAATAAGTTAARGLLARSRAVLATGLDADALYREALDHLCTDATNGLETARTHLLYGEWLRRQKHRNQARDQLRRALELFESLGSAGFAERARVELGATGAQSHLRARPLPTATELTTQEAHIARLAAAGETNAEIAAKLYLSPNTIDYHLRKVFRKLAITSRRQLAAALLSEPPGASRPRPALAGV; from the coding sequence ATGGCTTCGCTTGCTCCGCAGTGTCCCGACCGCCTTCCCAACAGAGGAGTGCGCGGTGTCGCCCTGCGCCGACAGGACTCCGGTCTCGCCGATTCCGGCAACGTCAGGATGGAGGTGCGGCGCCCCGGCCCGACGCCCCGCGAGCCAGTTGCCGAACCGTTCAGTCGGGACGTCCCGACAGCGCGCGGACTCGTTGGCCGTGCACGCGAGCGCCGCCGGCTCGAGGCCCTGCTCGGCGCGGCGCGCGCCGGACATGGCGAGGCGCTGGTCATCCGAGGGGAAGCAGGCATCGGCAAGACCGCGCTGCTCGAGCACCTGGTCGGCCAGGCCCGTGATTTCACCGTCGTCAGGCTGCGCGGCGTGGAACACGAACACGGGCTCGCGTACGCGGCGCTGCATCGCTTCCTCGCGCCCGTGCTCGGCGATGTCGGCGACCTCCCGTCGACCCGGCGCGCCGCACTGGAGGCGGCGCTGGGCGACGGCGAGACCGCCGCGGTGGACCGGTTCCTGGTCGGTCTGGCCGCCCTCGGGCTCCTGACACGCCTGGCGTCGGACGACCGACCGCTGCTGGCCGTCGTCGACGACGCGCAGTGGATCGACCGAGAATCGCTGGATGCGCTGGCGTTCTGCGCACGTCGGCCGCACCGCGGCAAGGCTGTCGTCGTCTTTGCCTTCCGCGTTCCGCTGACCAGACGGCCCGGCCTCGACGGAACGCATCCGCTCGCGGACCTCCCGGCGCTTCAGGTCGGCGAGCTGGCCGGACCCGACGCTGAGACCCTGCTCCGGCACTCCGCCGCCGGCCCGCTGCCCGCCGAGGTGGTGGCCCGGACACTCACCGACCTCGGCGGTCACCCGCTCGCCCTGGTCGACGTCGCCAGCAGGCTGAGCGCCGTCGACCTCGTTCGGGCCTCGGCTGGCTTCCAGCCGCTACCCGTACCGGCGCAGCTCACAGCCGAGTTCGCCCGCGAGACCCAGGACCTGCCGGAAGCGGCACGAAAACTACTGCTACTGGCGGCGGCCGAGCCGGCCAGCAACAGCCACCTCATCCGAGACGCCGCTGAACGCCTAAAGCTCGGGGTCGACGCCCTGGACGCCGCCGAGGCGGCCGGACTGACCGTGGTCGATGCCACACCGGGGTTCCGCCGACCCCTCCTACGCGCCATCGCCTACGCCGGGGCGAACCCGGCAGACCGCCGAGCCGCTCACCAAACCCTCGCCGCCGCGGCGGCGACGGTCGGTGACCTGGAGCGGACCGCGTGGCACAGCGCCGCGGCGAGCGCCGGAACCGACGAGGACGTCGCACGCCTGCTCGCGGACCAGGCCGAGCACGCCGCGCGGACCAACCGTCCGGTCGAGCAGATCGCCCTGCTGGAGCGCGCGGCCGAGCTCACCCCCCGGCCCGGGCACGCGGCCGAGCGCCGCGCCGCGGCAGCCGAGGCAGCCGTTCTCTCAGGTCAGCAAGACCGCGCTGCCGACCTGGTCAAACTGGCCGAACCGCACCTGCGGGGCGACCTCGAACAAGCCAGACTCACCCGGGTGCGCGGTCTGGTGCTGTTCGCCCGCCACCGCTACCGCGAGGCGGCCGTTCTGCTGGGCGCGGCGGCCGGCGCGACGGCGGCCGCCCTGCTCGGCCCGCCGGCCGCACTCGAGACGCTCCAGGCGGCGCTCATCGGCGGCGGGATCGACGACGTGGCGGCCGAGCTCGCCCTGCCCACACCCGTCGGCGAGGTCATTACCCCGTCGCCCACCGCCATCGCCGTTCTGCTGCCCTGCCTACTCCTTCTCTTGCGCGACGGCTATCGGGAAGCGGCGCGCGCGCTCGAGGCGAGCCGATCCGCGATCGTCGCGGGCGCGATCCCCGACCGCGCGCTGGCCCGCTGGGCCTGGCTGGTCTCCGGCGTCTTTCGGATGGCCTGGGACCACGACGGACTCGACGTCGTCATGACCCGCCTCGACGCGAGCACCCGGGAACCGCAGAGCCTCGCCGCCCACGTCGTCGTGCTGCGTGCCCGCACGCGCGCGGCCATATGGAAGGGAGATCGAGAAGGCGCCGACGTCTGGCACGCACGGGCGCTGGAGGCATGCAAGGCAGCCGGCGGCCCAGGCGCCGCCGAACTCACCGCGGCCGAATACCACGCCTGGCTCGGCGACCGGCAGGCCACGATGGCGGCCGCGGTGTCCCTGCGGGCACTACCGGCCGACCCGCCGCTGCAAGCCTCCTTGGACCGCGTCCTGACCACGTTTCACCTCGGCCATAGGGACTACCCGCTGGCGCTGCGGCACGCCCGCTCGGCGATGGCGAGCGGCTGCCCGATCGCGCGCACCGAAGTGCTCCCCGACGCCGTCGAAGCCGCCGCCCGCGCTGGTGACCGGGCCGCGGCACAGGCGGCATTGACGACGCTGACCGAGGCCGCGACGGCGGCCGGTACCACGGCCGCCCGTGGTCTGCTCGCCCGCTCCCGCGCAGTGCTCGCGACAGGCCTTGATGCCGACGCGCTCTACCGCGAGGCGCTCGACCACCTGTGCACCGACGCGACGAACGGACTCGAGACCGCCCGCACGCACCTCCTCTACGGCGAGTGGCTGCGTCGCCAGAAACACCGCAACCAGGCGCGCGACCAGCTTCGGCGCGCCCTGGAGCTGTTCGAGTCGCTCGGTTCAGCCGGGTTCGCCGAGCGCGCCCGCGTGGAACTCGGTGCTACCGGCGCGCAATCGCACCTGCGGGCGCGGCCGCTCCCGACGGCCACTGAACTGACGACGCAGGAAGCGCACATCGCCCGGCTTGCCGCCGCCGGTGAGACCAACGCCGAGATCGCGGCGAAGCTCTACCTCAGCCCGAACACCATCGACTACCACCTGCGCAAAGTCTTCCGGAAGCTAGCCATCACCTCACGCCGCCAGCTCGCTGCCGCGCTGCTGTCCGAGCCGCCCGGCGCCAGCCGGCCCCGCCCCGCGTTGGCTGGCGTCTAG
- a CDS encoding ABC transporter ATP-binding protein has translation MNGSAPVVAVERLTKRYGGRPVVDDLTFALDRGQITGFLGPNGAGKSTTLRLLLGLAAPSSGTAHVLGRPFAELTDPVGTVGAVLESADFHPARNGRDHLRVLAFAAGIDHARVERALEAVELTDAARRPVRTYSLGMRQRLGLAAALLGDPALLVLDEPINGLDPAGVHWLRALLRTFADQGGTVLVSSHVLAEVTQTVDRVLIISRGKLVADQPIADFTRDGSLEHAYLTLTSAATA, from the coding sequence ATGAACGGCTCTGCGCCGGTCGTCGCCGTCGAGCGCCTCACCAAGAGGTACGGCGGCCGGCCCGTCGTCGACGACCTGACGTTCGCCCTCGACCGAGGCCAGATCACCGGGTTCCTCGGGCCCAACGGCGCCGGCAAGTCGACCACCCTGCGCCTCCTGCTCGGACTCGCCGCCCCCTCCAGCGGTACCGCCCACGTCCTGGGCCGCCCGTTCGCCGAGCTCACCGACCCCGTGGGCACCGTCGGTGCCGTACTTGAGTCCGCTGATTTCCACCCGGCTCGGAACGGCCGCGACCACCTGCGCGTGCTCGCCTTCGCCGCCGGCATCGACCACGCCCGGGTCGAGCGGGCGCTGGAGGCCGTGGAACTGACCGACGCCGCTCGCCGACCGGTGCGGACCTATTCGCTGGGGATGCGCCAGCGGCTCGGGCTCGCCGCCGCCCTGCTCGGCGACCCGGCGCTTCTCGTCCTCGACGAGCCCATCAACGGGCTGGACCCGGCCGGCGTGCACTGGCTGCGTGCTCTGCTCCGCACCTTCGCCGACCAGGGAGGAACCGTGCTCGTCTCCAGTCACGTGCTGGCCGAGGTCACCCAGACCGTCGACCGTGTGCTCATCATCAGCCGCGGCAAGCTCGTCGCGGACCAGCCGATCGCCGACTTCACCCGGGACGGCTCCCTGGAACACGCCTACCTCACGCTCACCTCGGCGGCGACGGCATGA
- a CDS encoding ABC transporter permease subunit produces the protein MRRQLRSELAKLTTTPTTAAILAALAGLAALAVALHAYGLSTSQLANRSDQRGIFIDVAGNLGALFAALLGALSITAEIRTGTIRPTFLATPRRATVIRAKAVSVFAAGLLVGLVATGTVAGIGALALDLRGLSVRLTAGDYAQLLGGGALGGGLLAVVGLAVGAVIRAQVPSLVALFAWLLFVENLLTDLPAVHRFAPGALAQALAGQDRAGALRTPGTAAALLAAYTVVALAAATLATSRRDVA, from the coding sequence ATGAGACGACAGCTGCGTTCCGAACTCGCCAAGCTCACCACGACGCCGACGACGGCGGCCATCCTCGCCGCCCTCGCCGGGCTCGCCGCGCTCGCCGTCGCGCTGCACGCCTACGGTCTCTCGACGAGCCAGCTCGCCAACCGATCCGACCAACGCGGCATCTTCATCGACGTCGCCGGCAACCTCGGCGCACTGTTCGCCGCCCTGCTCGGCGCGTTGTCGATCACGGCCGAGATCCGCACCGGAACCATCCGCCCGACCTTCCTCGCGACTCCGCGACGCGCGACGGTGATCAGGGCGAAGGCGGTGTCGGTGTTCGCCGCCGGTCTGCTCGTCGGGCTGGTCGCGACCGGCACCGTCGCGGGCATCGGCGCCCTGGCCCTGGACCTGCGCGGGCTGAGCGTCCGGCTCACCGCTGGGGACTACGCGCAACTCCTCGGCGGTGGGGCGCTCGGAGGAGGGCTGCTCGCCGTCGTGGGACTGGCGGTCGGCGCGGTCATCCGCGCGCAGGTACCGTCCCTCGTCGCGCTGTTCGCCTGGCTGCTGTTCGTGGAGAACCTGCTGACCGACCTGCCAGCGGTGCACCGGTTCGCTCCCGGCGCGCTCGCCCAGGCCCTCGCCGGGCAGGACCGCGCGGGCGCACTGCGCACGCCCGGCACGGCCGCCGCGCTCCTGGCGGCCTACACCGTCGTGGCGCTCGCCGCCGCCACGCTGGCGACCTCCCGGCGCGATGTCGCCTGA
- a CDS encoding C40 family peptidase — MATVVALATSSLAVSTAGFAATTSTAGTGSDGALADAGSVAQASIFGGGGAAVSPHPAASLAEALANPTPDFTSTTIEAAKSTISPNAEARFTITVRDALSGTPVVDEDVHVVVVTGTRWSTSATLRTDEHGAAQIGARLLSTTTVTAVFDGSVALRPSVASATTVTVASSPGAGSTSGSVSVIPGSTIGARAVYLASLQKGKPYVWGATGPYAFDCSGFSQYIYKQLGRYLPRTAQEQFYATLRVPQSAKQPGDLIFFGTPNNIYHMGIYAGNGYMWAAPQTGDVVKLEPIYTSRYYVGRVL, encoded by the coding sequence GTGGCCACGGTTGTCGCCCTGGCCACGAGCAGCCTCGCGGTGTCGACCGCGGGCTTCGCCGCGACGACCTCGACCGCCGGGACCGGGAGCGACGGCGCCTTGGCCGACGCCGGTTCGGTTGCCCAGGCGTCGATCTTCGGGGGTGGCGGGGCCGCGGTCTCGCCGCACCCGGCCGCCTCACTGGCCGAGGCGCTCGCCAACCCGACGCCCGACTTCACCAGCACGACGATCGAGGCCGCGAAGTCCACGATCAGCCCGAACGCGGAGGCACGCTTCACGATCACCGTGCGCGACGCCCTGTCGGGAACGCCGGTCGTGGACGAGGACGTGCACGTCGTCGTCGTGACCGGAACGCGCTGGTCGACGAGCGCGACACTGCGGACGGACGAGCACGGGGCCGCGCAGATCGGCGCGCGGCTACTCTCGACGACCACGGTGACCGCTGTCTTCGACGGCTCGGTGGCGCTACGCCCGTCGGTCGCCAGCGCCACGACCGTCACCGTGGCCAGTTCCCCGGGCGCGGGCAGCACAAGTGGCAGCGTGTCGGTGATCCCGGGCAGCACTATCGGGGCCAGAGCGGTCTATCTGGCGTCCCTGCAAAAGGGCAAGCCGTACGTCTGGGGTGCCACCGGCCCGTATGCGTTCGACTGTTCCGGCTTCTCGCAGTACATCTACAAACAGCTTGGCCGCTATTTGCCCCGCACCGCCCAGGAGCAGTTCTACGCGACACTGCGCGTGCCCCAGTCCGCCAAACAGCCAGGCGATCTGATCTTCTTCGGGACGCCGAACAACATCTACCACATGGGTATCTACGCCGGTAACGGCTACATGTGGGCGGCGCCCCAGACCGGCGACGTGGTCAAGCTGGAGCCGATCTACACCAGCAGGTACTACGTGGGCCGAGTCCTGTAG